One genomic segment of Rhizobium viscosum includes these proteins:
- a CDS encoding DUF6152 family protein, translating into MFGLSGKRALAAVLLSATVATGAAAHHGWSWAEADQIELRGTIQQISMGGPHPTLDVATVDDGVWRVELGNPRQTERAGFVEGVAKPGDQVIALGNRSQDRTEKRLKAVRITIGEKRYDIYPERIQTN; encoded by the coding sequence ATGTTTGGACTTTCGGGAAAGAGAGCGCTGGCGGCTGTCCTGCTGTCGGCTACAGTCGCAACCGGTGCTGCGGCCCATCACGGCTGGTCATGGGCGGAAGCGGACCAGATCGAGCTTCGCGGCACCATCCAGCAGATCTCGATGGGCGGGCCGCATCCGACGCTCGATGTTGCAACCGTTGATGACGGTGTCTGGCGCGTCGAGCTTGGCAATCCGCGCCAGACGGAACGCGCCGGTTTCGTGGAAGGTGTCGCAAAGCCTGGCGATCAGGTCATAGCGCTCGGAAACCGTTCGCAGGACCGTACAGAGAAGCGGCTGAAGGCGGTGCGCATCACCATTGGTGAAAAGCGCTACGATATCTATCCGGAACGCATCCAGACGAACTGA
- a CDS encoding chloride channel protein codes for MPVLYRKSRLLRRSRVLWGSFSLWRPRLIFWCGALAIGIISVGFAKLADLAQKAFSATTASGEWSFLLPLVITPLGFMLSAYLAITLFPNSQGSGIPQAIAARHLREEDDRTRLLSLRLAFGKIVLTVLGLFSGASIGREGPTVQVGASIMLAVARFGGMAQARGLILAGSAAGIAAAFNTPLAGIVFAIEEMSRTYESRANGLVLTAVILSGLAALGLAGSYNYFGTTSVAPATMRDWELVLICGIGGGVLGAAFSGMALHIGQHVRRWAHSQPLRRMLMLATACGLAVAVIGVISGGATFGTGYEQAKGAVEGQVLPPLFFVEKLLASFLSMLSGIPGGIFAPSLAVGAGFGSTVGYLMGSGIALAAILGMAGYFSGVVQAPMTAFVIILEMTGDHQAVIPIMAVSMIGYVTSRILSREPLYHGLSRVFIAAAIRARRAKEVAEG; via the coding sequence ATGCCAGTGTTGTACCGCAAGTCCAGACTCCTCCGCCGATCCCGCGTCCTGTGGGGTTCCTTTTCGCTCTGGCGGCCGCGGCTGATCTTCTGGTGCGGGGCGCTCGCGATCGGCATTATCAGCGTCGGCTTCGCCAAACTTGCCGATCTCGCGCAGAAAGCCTTTTCGGCCACGACCGCTTCGGGCGAATGGAGCTTTCTGCTGCCGCTGGTCATCACCCCTCTCGGTTTCATGCTGTCGGCCTATCTTGCGATAACGCTCTTCCCGAACTCGCAGGGCAGCGGCATTCCGCAGGCGATAGCAGCGCGGCACCTGCGCGAGGAGGACGACCGGACGCGCCTTCTGTCGCTACGGCTGGCTTTCGGCAAGATCGTGCTGACCGTGCTTGGGCTCTTCAGTGGCGCATCGATCGGCCGCGAGGGGCCAACGGTGCAGGTCGGAGCCTCCATCATGCTGGCCGTCGCCCGGTTCGGCGGCATGGCGCAGGCACGAGGGCTGATCCTTGCCGGCTCCGCGGCGGGTATTGCCGCTGCCTTCAACACGCCGCTCGCCGGCATCGTCTTTGCGATAGAAGAGATGAGCAGGACCTATGAATCGCGTGCAAACGGGCTGGTACTGACTGCAGTCATTCTCTCGGGTCTGGCCGCGCTCGGGCTTGCCGGCAGCTACAACTATTTTGGCACGACCTCCGTCGCGCCTGCGACGATGCGAGACTGGGAACTGGTCCTCATTTGCGGGATCGGCGGTGGCGTGCTTGGAGCGGCCTTCAGCGGGATGGCGCTTCACATCGGGCAGCATGTCCGCCGCTGGGCGCATTCGCAGCCGTTGCGGCGCATGTTGATGCTGGCGACGGCCTGCGGTCTTGCCGTTGCCGTGATCGGCGTCATTTCCGGCGGTGCGACCTTTGGCACCGGGTACGAACAGGCAAAGGGCGCTGTCGAGGGCCAGGTCTTACCTCCGCTCTTTTTCGTCGAAAAGTTGCTGGCGAGCTTTCTTTCGATGCTCTCCGGCATCCCGGGCGGCATCTTCGCGCCGTCGCTCGCGGTCGGCGCCGGCTTCGGCAGCACCGTCGGATATCTGATGGGAAGCGGTATCGCGCTTGCGGCCATTCTCGGCATGGCAGGCTATTTCTCCGGCGTCGTGCAGGCGCCGATGACGGCCTTCGTCATCATTCTGGAAATGACGGGAGATCATCAGGCCGTCATACCGATCATGGCTGTTTCGATGATCGGTTATGTCACCTCGCGCATTCTGTCTCGCGAGCCGCTCTATCACGGCCTGTCGCGGGTCTTCATTGCCGCGGCGATCCGGGCGCGGCGCGCGAAGGAAGTGGCGGAAGGCTGA
- a CDS encoding RrF2 family transcriptional regulator has product MITQKAKYALRALTVLAEAAADEPVMISDIAVQQKIPKKFLEQILLDLKHHGIVVSRRGKQGGYLLLKPAHSITFGEILRIIDGPIAPLPCLSITAYRKCDDCDGEQTCQIRHVFAKVADATRKVLFSTTIADAVGTKRGAEVTRLLA; this is encoded by the coding sequence ATGATTACGCAAAAGGCAAAATATGCGCTGCGGGCGCTGACGGTTCTGGCGGAAGCTGCGGCTGACGAGCCGGTCATGATCTCCGACATTGCCGTGCAGCAAAAGATCCCGAAGAAGTTTCTGGAACAGATCCTGCTCGACCTCAAACATCACGGCATCGTCGTCAGCCGCCGCGGCAAGCAGGGCGGATACCTGCTGCTGAAGCCGGCCCACAGCATCACCTTCGGGGAAATCCTGCGTATCATCGATGGCCCGATCGCGCCGCTGCCCTGCCTGTCGATCACCGCCTACCGCAAGTGCGATGATTGTGACGGAGAGCAGACGTGCCAAATTCGCCACGTCTTCGCCAAGGTAGCGGACGCCACCCGCAAGGTGCTGTTCTCGACGACGATTGCCGATGCTGTCGGCACCAAGCGCGGTGCGGAAGTTACCCGGCTGCTTGCCTGA